TGATGATGTTGTTTTGCGCGCCGAGCATGAACTAAAAAAAACAACCGATATTAAAAATACAGCACTTATTTTTCGCATACAGATAAACCTTAATACAAGGTATTTATTAAAATGCCAAAATAAGATTTTATTGTTTAGCTTCTGCTAATTCTTTAGGTTGTGTTGCAGGGTTTTCGTCCAAATCGTTCAGGTCGTATTTTTTAATGATACCTAAAACCTGTGCTGCCCATTTGCGGCTGCTGGCATAACCGCTGCGCTGGATGCCTTTTGCCCAGCCGGTGTAGTCATAATGGGTAAGGGCATCGGCCAGGTGGCTGAATTGCTTGCGCTCGGTCATGATGCGGGCAAAATCCTGGAATGAATCTAAAACCGAATCATATTTTTTATAGGATGAGCGTACTTTTTTATTGTGTTTAATAAAAACTACACTGCCGCCGCCTTTTACTCCAAACTGATTGTTAAGGCTTTGGGCTATGGTGCTGTTGCCACAGCCGGATTCATGCATGGCTACACCTAAAACGATGCTTGCCGGGATACCGGTTTCGTGCATAATACGAATGGCATCATCTTTGAACTTCTCGATATAAGATTGTGAAGTGTTTTTTTGTGCTGAAGCAGCAATTGTTGAAATCAACAGGGCGGTAATCAGTAGGGTTTTCTTCATAATTTATTTTTTTCTGATAACCAGTAAGCCGTCGCGTACAGGCAGGATCAGTTTTTCTATCCTGCTATCAACAGCTATGTGGTCATTTAGTTTGCGGATATTCTCGGTATCGGCATCTTTTTCGGTGCCGTACACCTTTCCTTTCCACAAAACGTTATCAATTATTATTAATCCTCCGGATCTGACTTTGTCAAAAACCAATTGAAAGTAAGTAAAATTATTTTTTTTATCCGCATCAATAAACACCATATCGAAAATATCAGCCTGTAAATCAGCAATAATGGCCTCTGCCTGCCCAAAATGCAGCTTTATTTTATTTTCAACATTTGTTAGTTTAAAGTGTGAATTGATGATATCCTCCATTTCGCGATTCACTTCGATGGTGTGGAGGATGCCTCCCTCAGCCAATCCTTCGGCCAGGCAAATAGCCGAGTAGCCGGTGAACGTACCAATTTCCAGGATGCATTTGGGTGCCACCATTTTGCTCAGAAAGCTCAGCAACCGGCCCTGGTAATGGCCCGACAGCATGTGCGGGCGCAGCACCTTTAAATGCGTTTCGCGGTTCAGTTGCTGCAAAGCTTCCGGCTCCGGATCGCAATGGTCATCTAAGTACGCCTGGAGGGCGATAGGGAGAATATCCATGTCACAAAGATACGGAATTTAATACTTATGTGGTGTTCGGTTTTGTGCAGACGTGTTCGGGTGTTCGGGGGCGAACAGGTATACTATTGAATTACAGACAATTAAGTGTTCGGAAGAATTAAAAGACCTGCAGTTTATTTTACCCTGTAATAGTAAAATCCATCACTTTTGGGTTTGGCAGGGATAAAACAAAAGCGGTGATTAGTACCCTGTTATGCCCTTGCCAGACGCGGTTAAGTACCCATTAATATCCGTTGGAGCCTGGCTATACCCCCTTCAAACATCATAATTTTGGCAACGGGTACTCTGCTTTTCGGCACAGTGGAAAAATCCATCGCCGATATCGTT
The genomic region above belongs to Mucilaginibacter sp. KACC 22773 and contains:
- a CDS encoding glycoside hydrolase family 73 protein; this encodes MKKTLLITALLISTIAASAQKNTSQSYIEKFKDDAIRIMHETGIPASIVLGVAMHESGCGNSTIAQSLNNQFGVKGGGSVVFIKHNKKVRSSYKKYDSVLDSFQDFARIMTERKQFSHLADALTHYDYTGWAKGIQRSGYASSRKWAAQVLGIIKKYDLNDLDENPATQPKELAEAKQ
- a CDS encoding O-methyltransferase, with the protein product MDILPIALQAYLDDHCDPEPEALQQLNRETHLKVLRPHMLSGHYQGRLLSFLSKMVAPKCILEIGTFTGYSAICLAEGLAEGGILHTIEVNREMEDIINSHFKLTNVENKIKLHFGQAEAIIADLQADIFDMVFIDADKKNNFTYFQLVFDKVRSGGLIIIDNVLWKGKVYGTEKDADTENIRKLNDHIAVDSRIEKLILPVRDGLLVIRKK